A single window of Rubripirellula lacrimiformis DNA harbors:
- a CDS encoding FAD-dependent oxidoreductase: protein MRNICVPFTAVCMTFALLAPANSAQRDIDADVCVYGGTSGGVIAAVQAARMGKRVVLVEPGGHLGGMTSGGLSAVDIGDPRSIGGIAREYFTRLVATYGKQLNWDQPFKSKGGPATGGAYSIEPHVAERVFDEMAADAGVVVLRNARLDQVKKEGAAITELRTTNGRTIRSKMFIDATYEGDLMAAAGVSYTLTREGNAPYGEQYNGIHYTPKYEPRTGHLQPRGNGRVTGGQGVWDRDFPLDPYVVKGDPTSGLLPLVDSGAPGQQGEAAPGVMAYCFRLCLTTDPDNMIPIAPPANYDPKQYELVARFIEACIANGDDMDLRWFSKHDPLPNSKWDFNTATIGGNLPGVSWQWPEATYDRRTVIAKQIEDYHRGLLHFLATDTRVPPKLRQDVRRFGLPKDEFRDTGGWPHQLYIREGRRMVSDLVLTEKHTFGKTIAADPVGLGSYGTDVHEIRRIVKDGVVTREGKIAGGRGGFGPYQIGYGAIVPKQSECDNLLVTFALSASHTAFASIRMEPVLMVTSQSAATAACHAIDQQVAVQDVDREQLKTKLIADGQVLTWNPNH from the coding sequence ATGCGAAACATCTGCGTCCCGTTCACCGCCGTGTGCATGACCTTCGCTCTGCTGGCACCTGCGAATTCAGCCCAGCGAGACATCGATGCCGACGTCTGTGTTTACGGTGGTACTTCCGGCGGAGTCATTGCGGCGGTTCAGGCGGCTCGGATGGGCAAGCGTGTGGTGTTGGTAGAACCCGGCGGGCACTTGGGCGGTATGACGTCGGGCGGATTGAGCGCGGTGGACATCGGCGATCCGAGAAGCATTGGCGGCATCGCTCGTGAATACTTCACGCGGCTGGTCGCGACCTATGGCAAACAACTGAACTGGGATCAACCGTTCAAGTCCAAGGGGGGGCCTGCGACCGGTGGCGCCTATTCGATCGAACCGCACGTGGCCGAACGCGTCTTTGACGAAATGGCGGCCGACGCGGGCGTCGTGGTGCTGCGCAACGCTCGCTTGGATCAGGTCAAAAAAGAAGGCGCTGCGATCACCGAACTACGGACCACGAATGGACGAACGATCCGATCCAAAATGTTCATCGATGCGACTTACGAAGGCGATTTGATGGCGGCTGCGGGCGTCAGCTATACGTTGACTCGCGAAGGCAATGCCCCATACGGCGAACAATACAACGGGATCCATTACACACCCAAGTACGAACCTCGCACCGGCCACCTACAACCCCGTGGCAACGGACGTGTGACCGGCGGCCAGGGAGTTTGGGATCGCGACTTTCCCTTGGATCCCTACGTGGTGAAGGGCGATCCGACCAGCGGCCTGCTTCCGCTGGTCGACTCCGGCGCCCCCGGACAACAGGGCGAAGCGGCCCCCGGCGTGATGGCGTATTGCTTTCGACTATGCCTGACGACGGATCCGGACAACATGATCCCGATCGCCCCGCCAGCGAACTACGATCCCAAGCAGTACGAGTTGGTCGCTCGGTTCATCGAAGCTTGCATTGCCAATGGCGATGACATGGATCTGCGATGGTTCAGCAAGCATGACCCGCTGCCAAATTCAAAATGGGATTTCAACACCGCCACAATTGGTGGCAATCTGCCGGGCGTCAGTTGGCAGTGGCCCGAGGCGACCTATGACCGCCGAACCGTCATCGCCAAGCAGATCGAAGACTACCATCGCGGTCTGCTGCACTTCCTTGCGACCGACACGCGTGTTCCCCCAAAATTGCGGCAAGATGTTCGTCGATTTGGACTGCCCAAGGATGAATTTCGCGACACCGGCGGATGGCCGCATCAGTTGTACATTCGCGAAGGCCGCCGGATGGTCAGCGATCTGGTGCTGACGGAAAAGCATACTTTTGGAAAGACCATCGCAGCGGATCCAGTGGGATTGGGATCCTATGGGACCGACGTCCACGAAATACGCCGGATCGTCAAAGATGGCGTCGTCACTCGGGAAGGCAAGATTGCGGGCGGTCGAGGCGGGTTCGGGCCTTACCAGATCGGCTATGGTGCGATCGTCCCCAAACAGAGCGAATGCGATAACCTGCTGGTAACCTTTGCGTTGTCCGCCAGCCACACAGCCTTTGCCAGTATCCGTATGGAACCTGTGCTGATGGTCACCAGCCAATCGGCAGCGACCGCGGCTTGCCATGCGATTGACCAACAGGTTGCCGTCCAAGATGTCGATCGCGAACAACTGAAGACCAAACTTATCGCGGACGGACAAGTGCTGACCTGGAACCCGAATCACTAA